The proteins below come from a single Neospora caninum Liverpool complete genome, chromosome IX genomic window:
- a CDS encoding putative electron transfer flavoprotein-ubiquinone oxidoreductase, whose amino-acid sequence MHYDIVIVGGGPAGLAAAIRLKQRCEIEGRPLSVCVIDKGASVGSHILSGNVFEPRALDELFPAWRGSLGASGLSGRSPFSAAERAGGVAAAATFLQESVQRLRNLWEGNVPRLQKRTSSVGDGENAAEKSPGKRDWSCEGARGAGKNGELGTGWGDTQAQGRSDGTNTEAAQRLGQDGLEDDVKNVDRVLQTLCNSDLGEAAVRASLTVAEQGINEAEGNFLNAGPTASQAVHTAGGPPVRTLVTEDEVLVFLDDEKALRLPSWVLPAELKNARKNFVISLGEMTRWMSDVAEQNYGVEVYPGFAGADLLVKTSADSAAMPLSSFRTDTSASSASPPSSSESPRSLSTLPSFAFGDAGSRPVVCGVRTADMGVKKDGSRGETFVPGVDLFARQVVLAEGCGGSLAELAIAAFDLRGELQKRRDTNGEKAGDRTKGVTEELEMLEKPAVPCPPQYGLGLKEIWEVQEEHHRAGKVVHTVGWPLGLKNYGGGFLYHSGEANRVLVGFIVGLDYKTPYLNPYEEFQRWKRHPRIASVLAGGRCVAYGAKCLSEGGFQAIPKLTFRGGLLVGDCAGFLNVPKLKGTHLSMKTGMVAADALADAFLLSSSSSSPYSSSPSPSSSSSSPSSSSSSPSSSSPSPSSSSSSPSSSSPVLDSRRADGEAEGREGSEGLELEEYERRLRRSWAIEELYKVRNAKPCFQWGLLPGLIGTFVHARLTQGRERWTLRWDKHDREHTEEAKYHKPISYPAHDGRLTFDLLENLARSGTTHEHDQPPHLVIRAGMERVPVDVSLRLFAGPEGRFCPAKVYEFFEAEDAPLTAPASKKEPSQGCSSASAGDGNEKTKKGSGKVKKMKLQINAQNCLHCKCCAIKTTQNFIEWRVPEGGGGPRYSRM is encoded by the exons ATGCACTACGACATCGTCATCGTCGGCGGCGGCCCCGCAGGCCTTGCAGCGGCGATCCGCCTCAAGCAACGCTGCGAGATCGAAGGCAGGCCGCTGTCTGTTTGCGTCATCGACAAAGGAGCATCTGTCGGCTCGCACATCCTCTCGGGAAATGTCTTCGAGCCCCGCGCCCTCGACGAGCTCTTCCCGGCCTGGCGAGGCAGCCTAGGTGCCTCGGGTTTATCGGGccgttctcctttttcagCGGCGGAGCGCGCGGGCGGCGTGGCCGCGGCTGCCACGTTTCTGCAGGAGAGCGTCCAGAGACTCCGGAACCTGTGGGAGGGGAATGTCCCCCGTCTGCAGAAAAGGACGTCCTCCGTTggggacggcgagaacgcggcaGAAAAAAGTCCAGGCAAGCGAGACTGGAGCTGCGAAGGCGCAAGAGGCGCCGGCAAGAACGGCGAGCTCGGAACCGGATGGGGCGACACCCAGGCGCAAGGGCGATCCGACGGAACTAACACAGAAGCTGCTCAGAGACTCGGACAAGACGGGTTGGAAGATGATGTGAAGAACGTAGACAGGGTCTTGCAGACGCTGTGCAACAGTGAcctcggcgaggcggcagtGCGCGCGTCCCTCACGGTCGCTGAGCAAGGCATCAACGAGGCGGAGGGAAACTTCCTCAACGCAGGTCCCACTGCCTCGCAAGCTGTGCATACAGCTGGGGGGCCCCCGGTCCGGACCTTGGTAACGGAGGACGAAGTTCTGGTTTTTCTCGACGACGAAAAGGCACTCCGTCTGCCCAGCTGGGTGCTTCCTGCGGAGCTCAAAAACGCAAGAAAAAACTTCGTCATCAGCCTCGGGGAAATGACCAGGTGGATGAGTGACGTCGCGGAGCAGAACTACGGAGTCGAAGTGTATCCAG GCTTTGCTGGGGCTGACTTGCTCGTCAAGACGTCGGCCGACTCTGCTGCCATGCCTTTATCTTCCTTCCGTACCGATACCTCTGCatcctctgcctcgcctccgtcctcttccgaGTCTCCTCGCAGCCTGTCGACGTTGCCGTCGTTTGCGTTTGGAGACGCGGGTAGCCGTCCCGTTGtctgcggtgtacgtacagccgACATGGGGGTGAAGAAGGACggaagccgaggagagaCCTTCGTCCCCGGCGTAGACCTCTTTGCTCGCCAAGTCGTCCTCGCAGAAGGCTGTGGAGGCTCGCTCGCGGAGCTTGCTATTGCAGCCTTTGATTTGCGCGGGGAACtccagaaacggagagacacgaacggggagaaggcaggagacaggacgaaAGGGGTGACTGAAGAGCTGGAGATGCTTGAAAAGCCTGCTGTCCCTTGTCCTCCCCAGTATGGACTAG GATTAAAGGAAATATGGGAAGTGCAAGAAGAACACCATCGCGCGGGCAAGGTCGTGCATACGGTGGGATGGCCTCTCGGTCTCAAAAATTATGGAGGGGGCTTTCTGTACCACTCCGGCGAAGCCAATCGCGTCCTCGTTGGGTTTATTGTCGGCCTCGACTACAAAACTCCTTACCTAAA CCCCTACGAAGAATTTCAGAGATGGAAACGACACCCGCGCATCGCCTCAGTCCTCGCCGGCGGGCGCTGTGTAGCCTACGGCGCCAAGTGCCTCAGCGAAGGAGGTTTCCAGGCGATTCCAAAACTCACCTTCCGAGGTG GCCTGCTGGTCGGGGACTGCGCCGGGTTCTTGAATGTCCCAAAACTCAAAGGCACCCACTTATCCATGAAGACAGGCATGGTGGCCGCTGACGCTCTGGCCgacgcctttcttctctcatcttcttcctcttcgccttactcttcttccccttcgccttcctcttcttcctcttcgccttcctcttcttcctcttcgccttcctcttcttccccttcgccttcctcttcttcctcttcgccttcctcttcttctcccgtgcTGGACTCGCGGCGAGCAGACGGGgaggcagaagggagagaaggaagcgaaggttTGGAGCTTGAGGAGTATGAGCGTCGCCTAAGACGCTCATGGGCTATCGAGGAGCTGTACAAGGTCCGAAACGCCAAGCCGTGCTTTCAGTGGGGGTTGTTGCCAGGCCTCATCGGCACctttgtgcatgcgcgcctgacgcaaggaagagaacgctgGACCCTCCGATGGGACAAACATGACCGAGAGCacacagaggaagcaaaatACCACAAACCCATCTCCTACCCAGCTCATGATGGCCGTCTAAC TTTTGACCTCCTGGAGAACCTCGCGCGCAGCGGAACCACTCACGAGCACGATCAGCCTCCTCATCTCGTG ATTCGCGCCGGCATGGAGCGTGTGCCCGTCGACGTCTCCTTGCGTCTCTTTGCTGGTCCTGAAGGCCGGTTCTGCCCCGCCAA GGTCTATGAGTTCTttgaagcagaagacgctcCGCTAACCGCACCCGCGTCGAAAAAGGAGCCGAGCCAAGGGTGTAGTAGCGCGAGCGCGGgggacggaaacgaaaaaacgaagaagggaagcggAAAAGTGAAGAAGATGAAGCTTCAGATTAATGCGCAAAACTGTCTTCACTGCAAATGCTGCGCCATCAAAACAACTCAAAATTTCATCGAATGGCGGGTGCCTGAGGGTGGGGGAGGTCCACGCTATTCCAGAATGTAG
- a CDS encoding grpe protein homolog, related codes for MSLSSASPISRGARSLQSRLSFKRGDFSSPSCLAKANGFAKRALNPYAFSSLSLGVSSHARVCAALASSASPLRHAALGAVSSPFALRAKEARALTTRAAGAPHAAPDPATEDGVSPSGDSGASRGSPGSVSRADEEEGTVERRKRSNEEGKREQDEAERSEGAEGADEDAPAVEEKYRQCLEEVENLKKKNRELQDKALRAFADMENARMRHQKEMASLKEYAVSDFAKAMLDVADAMAYATNSLHEAVQSDSSLLAGQEANGAVDLVALKERLQQIYDGVKLTENLLHKTFDRFGVEQFDPAGEKFNPALHEALFELEHPNKAKGEVAQVIQKGYKIKDRVLRAAKVGVAKGAPNATSA; via the exons atgtctctctcctctgcctccccgATTTCTCGCGGCGCACGCTCGCTCCAGAGTCGCTTGTCTTTCAAGAGAGGcgacttctcttctccgtcttgccTCGCCAAAGCGAACGGGTTTGCCAAGCGAGCGCTGAATCCCTACGCCTTCTCATCCCTCTCCCTCGGTGTCTCGTCCCATGCCCGCGTGTGtgcggctctcgcctccagcgcgtctcctctccgccacGCTGCGCTCggtgctgtctcctcgcccttcgccCTGCGGGCCAAGGAGGCCCGCGCCCTCACGACTCGCGCCGCTGGGGCTCCACACGCCGCGCCCGACCCTGCCACGGAGGACGGTGTCTCgccgagcggagacagcggcgcgtcCAGAGGAAGCCCCGGCTCCGTCAGCcgcgcagacgaagaagaaggaactgtggagcgaagaaaaaggagcaacgaggagggaaaacgcgagcagGACGAAGCTGAAAGATCAGAGGGCGCCGAAGGCGCCGATGAGGACGCACCG GCTGTGGAAGAGAAGTACCGACAGTGCTTGGAGGAAGTCGAAAAtttgaagaagaagaaccgcGAGCTCCAAGACAAGGCGCTCCGAGCCTTCGCTGACATGGAGAACGCCCGGATGCGTCACCAAAAAGAA ATGGCGTCACTGAAGGAGTACGCGGTGTCTGACTTCGCAAAGGCGATGCTCGACGTGGCGGACGCCATGGCCTACGCAACGAATTCTCTTCACGAGGCGGTCCAGAGCGACTCGTCCCTTTTGGCGGGCCAAGAAGCGAACGGGGCTGTGGATCTCGTCGCGCTCAAGGAAAGGCTGCAGCAAATCTACGACGGCGTCAAACTGACGGAGAATCTCTTGCATAAAACGTTCGATCGGTTTGGCGTCGAGCAATTCGATCCT GCGGGCGAGAAGTTCAATCCGGCCTTGCACGAAGCTCTCTTCGAGCTCGAGCACCCCAACAAG GCCAAAGGAGAGGTTGCGCAGGTCATTCAGAAAGGTTACAAAATTAAAGATCGCGTGCTGCGGGCTGCGAAAGTGGGCGTTGCAAAGGGCGCGCCTAACGCGACGTCTGCTTGA